The following are from one region of the Pantoea cypripedii genome:
- a CDS encoding phospholipase D-like domain-containing protein, which produces MMKKYIFAFILLLLNQPGVYAEVSISAGFSPGGTAQARVLQTINSAQLSADIAAYEFTSWPVADALAAAAYRGVAVRLVADAGANRQAWLPAHQLACAGIPVRLSSRYRIMHNKFIVTGNNLVETGSFNFTAAAANRNAENVVVINGDREVTDEYQTEFNRLWDESVPLPCDRK; this is translated from the coding sequence ATGATGAAAAAATATATATTCGCATTTATTTTACTGCTGCTGAATCAGCCCGGCGTTTATGCAGAGGTCAGTATCTCAGCCGGGTTTTCTCCCGGCGGGACGGCACAGGCGCGGGTACTGCAGACCATCAACAGCGCACAACTGAGCGCTGATATTGCGGCGTATGAATTCACCAGCTGGCCCGTGGCCGATGCGCTCGCGGCTGCGGCGTACCGGGGCGTGGCCGTGCGGCTGGTCGCCGACGCCGGGGCAAACCGCCAGGCCTGGCTGCCCGCGCATCAGCTCGCCTGTGCCGGCATTCCGGTGCGGCTCAGCAGCCGCTACCGCATTATGCACAACAAATTTATCGTCACCGGAAATAACCTGGTTGAAACCGGCTCTTTTAATTTCACCGCGGCGGCCGCGAACAGGAATGCGGAAAATGTGGTGGTGATAAACGGTGACCGCGAGGTTACTGACGAATATCAGACTGAATTTAACCGGCTGTGGGATGAGTCAGTGCCGCTTCCCTGCGACAGAAAATAA
- a CDS encoding DNA polymerase III subunit theta yields the protein MTQNLAARSPEERAKVNVDLAASGVAYKERLNQPIIPSDVERQQPEGLRDYFRERLQHYRNLALQFPRGTDPLYQKESKGE from the coding sequence ATGACACAGAATTTAGCTGCACGAAGCCCGGAGGAACGCGCGAAGGTCAACGTGGATCTGGCCGCTTCAGGTGTGGCGTACAAAGAGCGCCTTAATCAGCCCATTATCCCCTCTGATGTTGAAAGGCAACAGCCTGAGGGGCTACGCGATTACTTCAGGGAACGCCTGCAGCATTACCGGAATCTGGCCCTGCAGTTCCCGCGCGGAACCGATCCCCTTTATCAGAAAGAATCGAAGGGCGAATAA
- the ppl gene encoding anti-phage protein Ppl — protein MSVGARWYKFDFHNHTPASDDYREPEISEREWLLAYMRQQVDGVIISDHNSGAWIDCLKNELQQMALDAQTGDLPGYRPLTLFPGVELTATGNVHILAVLHTDCTGADVERLIGQCNNHSPFPRGEPNHQLVLQVGPAGIVSTIRRHPDALCILAHIDAAKGILGLTNQGELEDAFSAGPHAVEIRHQPDSITNGTHQRLIRNLPCLRGSDAHHPDHAGARTCWLKMSVPDFDGLRHALLDHENCVLFDVPPPEEPALQLRSVRFRTRLCAPVDNETASVSFSPFYNAVIGSRGSGKSTLIESIRLAMRKTTGLSAERDKKLTLFRQVGQGMQADSVVECVFRKDGADFRLSWRPGDVHSLHTRRDGEWVEDADWATDRFPLSVFSQKMLYELASDNGAFLRVCDESTIVNKRAWAEQWDRLERAFKNEQLTLRGHLARRQSASSLSGMLADAERAVSQLSESAYYPVRQRLAVAERELAAADEALALQSERVAALEALIKGAPAAEELSESSACLSEFLLRLSTLQQSFDRDAGNLLAASTCALDELRAGPLFSALRVAADTERDNVEREATALRAQGLNPDTLNDLMEKCERYRSDMKEYEGLENAVAASQERVRLLRSEMRAHRMVLTEKRREFLASLHLQDLEIKILPLCAPPEDVLTDYQNVTGITNFADRIYDDESRSGLLHSFISNRPFNPALAVTEAKYTQLDQIRELHEALKRDDPEAGRELHGAFRNRLKGLQDETLDTLMCWYPDDGIHIRYRAPGGSMEDITSASPGQKGASMLQFLLSYGTDPLLLDQPEDDLDCLMLSQSVIPAIAANKKRRQLIIVSHSAPIVVNGDAEYVISMKHDRAGLRPDLCGALQEKEVKAMICRQMEGGEKAFRSRFERILN, from the coding sequence ATGTCGGTTGGAGCACGCTGGTATAAATTTGATTTTCATAATCACACTCCCGCATCTGATGATTACAGAGAGCCTGAGATCAGTGAAAGAGAGTGGCTGCTGGCGTATATGCGCCAGCAGGTTGACGGCGTCATAATCAGCGACCACAACAGCGGTGCATGGATTGACTGCCTTAAAAACGAACTGCAGCAGATGGCCCTGGACGCTCAGACCGGTGATTTGCCAGGTTATCGCCCGCTGACCCTGTTCCCGGGCGTGGAACTCACTGCCACTGGAAACGTACACATACTCGCAGTGCTTCATACTGACTGCACCGGTGCCGATGTGGAAAGGCTTATAGGGCAGTGCAACAATCATTCCCCTTTTCCCCGCGGCGAACCTAATCACCAGCTTGTCCTGCAGGTCGGACCCGCGGGAATAGTCAGCACCATCCGGCGACACCCTGATGCTCTGTGCATTCTTGCGCACATTGATGCAGCCAAAGGCATACTAGGTCTCACCAATCAGGGCGAGCTGGAAGATGCATTCAGTGCCGGCCCCCACGCGGTTGAAATCAGACACCAGCCTGATTCCATTACGAACGGGACACACCAGCGCCTTATCAGGAACCTGCCCTGCCTGCGCGGTTCTGATGCCCATCACCCTGATCACGCCGGTGCACGAACCTGCTGGCTGAAGATGTCTGTTCCTGATTTTGACGGGCTGCGCCACGCCCTGTTAGATCATGAAAACTGCGTTCTGTTTGATGTTCCCCCGCCTGAAGAACCTGCGCTTCAGCTGCGCAGCGTCAGATTCAGAACCCGCCTATGCGCTCCCGTCGATAACGAAACGGCCAGCGTATCATTCAGCCCCTTTTATAATGCCGTCATCGGATCCCGCGGCAGCGGCAAGTCCACTCTTATTGAAAGCATTCGTCTTGCAATGCGCAAAACCACGGGGCTGTCAGCCGAAAGGGATAAAAAACTGACCCTGTTCCGACAGGTCGGACAGGGCATGCAAGCAGACTCGGTTGTTGAGTGCGTATTCCGAAAAGACGGGGCCGATTTTCGGCTGAGCTGGCGGCCAGGCGATGTGCATTCACTGCATACACGCAGGGACGGCGAATGGGTCGAGGACGCTGATTGGGCTACTGACCGCTTCCCTCTGTCTGTCTTCAGCCAGAAGATGCTTTATGAGCTAGCATCTGATAATGGCGCTTTCCTGCGCGTTTGTGATGAAAGCACCATTGTGAACAAGCGTGCCTGGGCTGAGCAGTGGGACCGGCTTGAAAGGGCCTTTAAAAATGAGCAGCTCACACTGCGAGGACATCTGGCTCGCCGGCAGAGCGCTTCCTCCCTTTCCGGTATGCTCGCGGATGCCGAACGAGCGGTCAGTCAGCTAAGTGAAAGCGCCTATTATCCCGTCCGCCAGCGTCTGGCGGTGGCGGAAAGAGAGCTGGCTGCTGCAGACGAGGCGCTGGCGCTTCAGTCTGAAAGGGTCGCCGCGCTGGAGGCGCTGATAAAAGGAGCTCCGGCGGCGGAGGAACTTTCGGAATCCTCCGCCTGCCTGTCTGAATTTTTACTGCGTCTTTCAACCCTTCAGCAGAGCTTCGATCGCGATGCGGGTAACCTGCTGGCAGCCAGCACCTGTGCGCTGGATGAGCTAAGAGCGGGGCCGCTTTTCTCTGCGCTCAGAGTTGCCGCGGACACTGAGCGGGATAACGTCGAACGTGAGGCCACCGCTTTGCGGGCGCAGGGGCTTAACCCGGATACCCTGAACGATCTGATGGAGAAGTGCGAGCGATATCGCAGCGATATGAAGGAATATGAGGGACTGGAAAATGCGGTGGCTGCATCACAAGAACGGGTCCGGCTTCTGCGTAGCGAGATGCGCGCGCACCGCATGGTGCTCACGGAAAAGCGTCGGGAGTTTCTGGCTTCGCTTCATCTTCAGGACTTGGAGATCAAAATCCTGCCGCTCTGCGCACCGCCTGAAGATGTGCTGACTGATTACCAGAACGTAACCGGCATCACCAACTTCGCGGATCGTATTTATGACGATGAATCCAGGAGCGGACTGCTTCACTCTTTTATCAGCAACCGTCCGTTTAACCCGGCTCTCGCTGTAACGGAAGCCAAATATACCCAGCTCGATCAAATCAGGGAACTTCATGAGGCCTTAAAGCGTGACGATCCTGAAGCCGGGCGGGAATTACACGGGGCTTTCAGAAACAGACTTAAGGGTCTGCAGGATGAGACCTTGGATACTCTGATGTGCTGGTATCCCGATGACGGGATACACATACGCTATCGTGCGCCCGGCGGGAGCATGGAGGATATCACTTCAGCTTCTCCCGGGCAGAAAGGCGCAAGCATGCTGCAGTTCCTGCTGTCCTACGGCACCGATCCTCTGCTACTCGACCAACCTGAGGATGACCTGGATTGCCTGATGCTGAGTCAGAGTGTTATTCCCGCGATCGCCGCTAACAAGAAACGTCGACAGCTGATTATCGTGTCCCACTCTGCGCCGATTGTGGTAAATGGCGACGCGGAATATGTTATCAGCATGAAACATGATCGGGCCGGACTGCGTCCCGACCTCTGTGGTGCCCTCCAGGAGAAGGAAGTAAAGGCGATGATCTGCCGTCAGATGGAAGGTGGAGAAAAGGCATTCCGCTCGCGGTTCGAGCGAATTCTTAACTGA